In a single window of the Rattus norvegicus strain BN/NHsdMcwi chromosome 6, GRCr8, whole genome shotgun sequence genome:
- the Sfnl1 gene encoding stratifin like 1, translating into MERASLIQKAKLAEQAERYEDMAAFMKSAVEKGEELSFEERNLLSVAYKNVVGGQRSAWRVLSSIEQKINEEGSEEKGPEVKEYREKVETELRGVCDTVLGLLDSHLIKGAGEAESRVFYLKMKGDYYRYLAEVATGDDKKRIIDSARSAYQEAMDISKKEMPPTNPIRLGLALNFSVFHYEIANRPEEAISLAKTTFDEAMADLHTLSEDSYKDSTLIMQLLRDNLTLWTAENAGEEGGEAPEEPQS; encoded by the coding sequence ATGGAGAGAGCCAGTCTGATCCAGAAGGCCAAGTTGGCCGAACAGGCCGAACGCTACGAAGACATGGCAGCTTTCATGAAGAGTGCCGTGGAAAAGGGTGAGGAGCTCTCCTTCGAGGAGCGGAACCTGCTCTCCGTGGCCTACAAGAACGTGGTGGGCGGCCAGAGATCGGCCTGGAGAGTCCTGTCCAGCATCGAGCAGAAGATCAACGAGGAGGGGTCTGAAGAGAAGGGCCCCGAGGTGAAAGAGTACCGGGAGAAGGTAGAGACTGAGCTCAGAGGTGTGTGCGACACCGTGCTAGGCTTGCTGGACTCCCACCTCatcaaaggggctggagaggctgAGAGCCGCGTCTTCTACCTGAAGATGAAGGGTGACTACTACCGCTACCTAGCTGAGGTGGCCACTGGTGATGACAAGAAGCGCATCATCGATTCTGCCCGGTCAGCCTACCAGGAGGCCATGGACATCAGCAAGAAGGAGATGCCGCCCACCAACCCCATACGCCTGGGCCTGGCCCTGAACTTTTCCGTCTTCCACTATGAGATAGCCAACAGGCCGGAGGAGGCCATCTCACTTGCCAAGACCACCTTCGACGAGGCCATGGCCGATCTGCACACCCTCAGTGAGGACTCCTACAAGGACAGCACCCTCATCATGCAGCTGCTGAGAGACAACCTGACGCTGTGGACAGCCGAAAATGCTGGGGAAGAGGGTGGCGAGGCTCCAGAGGAGCCCCAGAGCTGA